Proteins encoded by one window of Phenylobacterium soli:
- a CDS encoding CcdC protein domain-containing protein, protein MQHQPANLGVWAYLFPLIAIGMVILRNSRARRLRIEALWVSPLVILLLVGLALAQEGVPSPAGLALDIAALALGALLGWWRGRFTHITVDPETHALTSRASPVGMLLILGIFALRYGLRTFAAENAGALHMSVSTVADAALVITVGLVCAQRLEIALRASRLLAEARAAKAA, encoded by the coding sequence ATGCAGCACCAACCGGCGAACCTGGGCGTCTGGGCCTACCTCTTCCCGCTCATCGCCATCGGCATGGTGATCCTGCGCAACTCGCGCGCCCGGCGCCTGCGGATCGAGGCGCTGTGGGTGTCTCCGCTCGTCATCCTCCTCCTCGTCGGCCTGGCGCTCGCCCAGGAGGGCGTCCCCTCGCCCGCCGGCCTCGCGCTCGACATCGCCGCCCTGGCGCTGGGCGCACTGCTCGGCTGGTGGCGCGGGCGCTTCACCCACATCACCGTCGATCCCGAGACCCACGCCCTGACCAGCCGCGCCTCGCCCGTGGGCATGCTGCTGATCCTCGGCATCTTCGCCCTGCGCTACGGCCTGCGGACCTTCGCGGCCGAGAACGCCGGGGCCCTGCACATGTCGGTGAGCACGGTGGCCGACGCGGCCCTGGTGATCACCGTCGGCCTGGTCTGCGCCCAGCGGCTGGAGATCGCGCTCCGCGCCAGCCGGCTGCTGGCCGAGGCGCGGGCCGCCAAGGCGGCCTAG
- a CDS encoding diguanylate cyclase domain-containing protein produces the protein MKRGMAAGVQARVVIVARDDALAGPLSEGLDRLGWRTVTARGAYAAMAAVADLQIEAAIVDLSEGAEALDMAQRLKEACAPRRLPVVAIGEPDPSLEARGFDLTLAAPLHPAQAAMRLETLVRTAVAEEEFELRVETFAEKNRALGVPDSDNGPYQVLAIGEPAPQFLALSNALAAHGAEVVGAFTAYTAFDYLHERRFDAVVLWAGENPQEALSIAAGLRRNTRLYHTPAVLYMRQDSYVTASEAYHRGITDVASPETPEAETARRVVELARAYRRQTSVRQALESARTSGLMDAATGLFTRDLFAAHLARLAQAAKQRNRALSVCVLKVADKPELAAIRKGGWLGRAIPQIGSMVGRLVRVEDTAARLGPEVFALALPATPAAAARAAGERIAAVIGCTAFEAGDGKPPFVVEFDLGVAEVGPGEPAGRALEQAAAEAYARKAS, from the coding sequence ATGAAGCGGGGGATGGCGGCAGGCGTGCAGGCGCGGGTAGTGATCGTGGCGCGCGACGACGCCCTGGCCGGGCCGTTGTCGGAAGGCCTGGACCGCCTCGGCTGGCGGACCGTCACCGCGCGCGGCGCCTATGCCGCCATGGCAGCGGTCGCCGACCTGCAGATCGAAGCGGCCATTGTCGACCTCTCGGAAGGCGCCGAGGCGCTCGACATGGCCCAGCGGCTGAAGGAGGCCTGCGCGCCGCGCCGGCTGCCCGTGGTGGCGATCGGCGAGCCGGACCCGTCGCTGGAGGCGCGCGGCTTCGACCTGACCCTCGCCGCTCCGCTGCACCCGGCCCAGGCGGCCATGCGGCTTGAGACGCTGGTGCGCACGGCGGTGGCCGAGGAGGAGTTCGAGCTTCGCGTCGAGACCTTCGCCGAGAAGAACCGCGCCCTCGGCGTGCCGGATTCCGACAACGGCCCCTATCAGGTGCTGGCGATCGGCGAGCCGGCGCCGCAGTTCCTAGCCCTATCCAACGCCCTGGCCGCGCACGGCGCGGAGGTGGTCGGCGCGTTCACCGCCTACACCGCCTTCGACTATCTGCACGAACGGCGGTTCGACGCCGTGGTGCTGTGGGCCGGCGAGAACCCGCAGGAGGCGCTGTCGATCGCCGCCGGCCTGCGCCGCAACACCCGCCTCTATCATACGCCCGCGGTGCTCTACATGCGCCAGGACAGCTACGTCACCGCCTCGGAAGCGTACCATCGCGGCATCACCGACGTGGCCTCGCCCGAGACGCCCGAGGCCGAGACGGCGCGCCGCGTGGTCGAGCTGGCCCGGGCCTACCGCCGCCAGACTTCGGTGCGCCAGGCGCTGGAGAGCGCGCGCACCTCGGGCCTGATGGACGCCGCGACCGGCCTCTTCACCCGCGACCTCTTCGCCGCCCACCTGGCGCGCCTCGCCCAGGCCGCCAAGCAGCGCAACCGCGCCCTCTCGGTCTGCGTCCTCAAGGTCGCCGACAAGCCGGAGCTCGCGGCGATCCGCAAGGGCGGCTGGCTGGGCCGGGCCATCCCGCAGATCGGCTCCATGGTCGGCCGGCTCGTGCGGGTGGAGGACACCGCCGCGCGGCTCGGCCCGGAGGTCTTCGCCCTCGCCCTGCCCGCGACGCCGGCGGCGGCCGCAAGGGCGGCGGGCGAGCGCATCGCGGCGGTGATCGGCTGCACAGCCTTCGAGGCAGGTGACGGCAAGCCTCCATTCGTGGTTGAGTTCGACCTGGGGGTGGCCGAGGTCGGCCCTGGCGAGCCGGCCGGTCGGGCGCTCGAACAGGCAGCGGCGGAGGCCTACGCACGAAAGGCGAGCTGA
- a CDS encoding CaiB/BaiF CoA transferase family protein has product MGQGPLSSLKIIEFAGIGPGPFAGMLLSDLGADVIRIDRKGAGRGGAPSDITSRGRRSVALDLKNPAAVETCLKLMESADVVFEGFRPGVMERLGLGPDVVLKRNPKIVYGRMTGWGQTGPYSQAAGHDMNYIAITGALHAIGTKDKPVPPLNLVGDFGGGALYLAFGLLAAVINARQSGQGQVVDCAMSDGAASLMAMFYGFKASGMWSSERRANMLDGGAHFYDTYQCADGKWVSIGSIEPQFYALLMEKTGIQDPDFAKQMDRGMWPELREKLAKVIATKSRDEWTRIMGATDVCFAPVLDLDEAPKHEHNVARKTFVEVAGVVQPAPAPRFSATPGAIQGPPPKIGAHDREALSDWGFSASDIDALAKAGALGLETVS; this is encoded by the coding sequence ATGGGCCAGGGACCGCTCTCCAGCCTCAAGATCATCGAGTTCGCCGGGATCGGGCCGGGGCCCTTCGCCGGCATGCTGCTGTCGGACCTCGGCGCGGACGTCATCCGCATCGACCGCAAGGGCGCGGGCCGTGGCGGCGCGCCCAGCGACATCACCTCGCGCGGCCGTCGCTCGGTCGCCCTCGACCTCAAGAACCCCGCGGCGGTGGAGACCTGCCTGAAGCTCATGGAGAGCGCCGACGTGGTGTTCGAGGGCTTCCGTCCCGGCGTCATGGAGCGCCTGGGGCTCGGCCCCGACGTGGTGCTGAAGCGCAATCCAAAGATCGTCTACGGCCGCATGACGGGCTGGGGCCAGACCGGTCCCTATTCGCAGGCCGCCGGCCACGACATGAACTACATCGCCATCACCGGCGCCCTGCACGCCATCGGCACCAAGGACAAGCCCGTCCCGCCGCTGAACCTGGTCGGCGACTTCGGGGGCGGCGCCCTCTACCTCGCGTTCGGCCTCCTGGCCGCGGTGATCAACGCCCGCCAGAGCGGCCAGGGTCAGGTGGTCGACTGCGCCATGAGCGACGGCGCCGCCTCCCTGATGGCGATGTTCTACGGCTTCAAGGCCTCGGGCATGTGGTCGAGCGAGCGGCGGGCGAACATGCTCGACGGCGGCGCCCACTTCTACGACACCTACCAGTGCGCCGACGGCAAGTGGGTCTCGATCGGCTCCATCGAGCCGCAGTTCTACGCCCTGCTCATGGAGAAGACCGGGATCCAGGATCCGGACTTTGCCAAGCAGATGGATCGCGGCATGTGGCCCGAGCTGCGTGAGAAGCTCGCCAAGGTGATCGCCACCAAGAGCCGCGACGAGTGGACGAGGATCATGGGCGCCACCGACGTCTGCTTCGCCCCGGTGCTCGACCTCGACGAGGCGCCGAAGCATGAGCACAACGTCGCCCGCAAGACCTTCGTGGAAGTGGCCGGCGTCGTTCAACCGGCGCCCGCGCCGCGCTTCTCGGCCACGCCGGGCGCGATCCAGGGGCCGCCGCCGAAGATCGGCGCCCACGACCGCGAGGCGCTCAGCGACTGGGGCTTCTCGGCCTCCGACATCGACGCCCTGGCCAAGGCCGGCGCGTTAGGACTTGAGACGGTTTCCTGA